The following proteins are co-located in the Malus sylvestris chromosome 13, drMalSylv7.2, whole genome shotgun sequence genome:
- the LOC126595407 gene encoding uncharacterized protein LOC126595407: LSKLCLSNSVSQKVRALEVTEDSLLFLPSAIGTGRVSTGSDSGLLKTRLKEFEKREFLGGFKNSEFVEKFKSSLMKSSASKASPSSSSSNSMRSSNSSREKINSSTSTPSQDIVGESTPPQLPMVATQHTPLTHGGSTNLSNATPKQGGSCSSDQLKGFGAPNKWVGDS; encoded by the exons CTCTCAAAACTCTGTCTCTCAAATTCTGTCTCTCAAAAG GTCAGAGCACTGGAAGTGACTGAGGATTCTCTATTATTTCTCCCATCAGCAATCGGCACTGGGCGAGTTAGCACTGGAAGTGACTCAG gGTTGTTGAAGACGAGATTGAAAGAGTTCGAAAAGCGGGAATTTCTCGGTGGATTTAAGAACAGTGAGTTTGTGGAGAAATTCAAGTCCAGCTTG ATGAAGTCAAGTGCATCAAAGGCCTCGCCCTCGAGCTCAAGCTCAAACTCAATGAGATCATCAAATAGCTCCCGTGAAAAAATAAACTCATCTACTTCTACTCCATCACAA GACATTGTTGGTGAATCAACTCCACCTCAACTCCCCATGGTGGCAACTCAACATACTCCTCTTACTCATGGTGGATCCACAAATTTATCCAATGCAACTCCAAAACAAGGTGGCTCATGCTCGAGTGATCAA CTTAAGGGATTTGGTGCACCGAATAAGTGGGTGGGGGATTCCTAA